The following proteins come from a genomic window of Nicotiana tomentosiformis chromosome 12, ASM39032v3, whole genome shotgun sequence:
- the LOC138902956 gene encoding uncharacterized protein, with translation MKGVIRFRKKGKLSHTYIRPFDILERIGEVAYKFVLPPSLFAVHPTFYVSMLQKYYGDQSHVLEISTVQLDKDLTYIEELVAILDRQVRKLRSKNIASMKVQWRGYPVEEATWETEHDMLSRYPHLFITSGSE, from the coding sequence atgaaaggtgtgataaggttcaggaagaagggaaagttgagccatacatatatcagaccttttgacatccttgagaggattggtgaggtggcctacaagtttgtattgccacctagtttatttGCGGTTCATCCGACgttctatgtttctatgctccagaagtattatggtgaccAGTCTCATGTTTTGGAGATCAgcacagtccaattggacaaggatttgacttatattgaggagctagtggctatCTTGGATagacaggtccggaagttgagatcaaagaatattgcttcaatgaaggttcaatggaggggttatccggtcgaggaggcgacctgggagaccgaaCATGACATGCTGAGTCGTTATCCTCATTtattcatcacttcag